Genomic window (Rhizobium acidisoli):
TGCCGGTAAACGGCAGGCGCAGCCGGTAGAGCTTCTCGGGCCAGGCCGCCATCAGCCTGCTGTCATCAACCTCGATCTCGTCGATTTCGATCGACCCGGCGCCGTCGACGGCAATGCTGCCGAAATCGGCGAGATCGATCCGGCCGGGGGCGACGGTCGGCGCCACGCAGGCCATGAGCGACAGGACCGCCGGTTTGTCCCCGTCATAGGTATCGACGATTTCGACATGGCGACCCCGTTGCAGGGAGACCGCGCGCCGATAGTTGCGCACATCCGCTTCCGGTGGATAGGCGCCGGATATATCGAGAGATATACGCGCTTCGCCGTCGCCAAATTCGACCTCGACGTCGCGGGCGCCGAACGCTTCGCCGGCGGCCTGCATGACGCCTTCGAAGGTCGGCACGTTGTGATAGGCCGATTGCATCGTCCATATCTCGTAGCGCCGCGGCGAAAAGGTTTTCGCGGTATAGGTCTCGACGCCGACGTCGATCAGCAAATGACGGCCGTTCTTGTAGAGCGTGACGCTGCCGACATCGTTGTGATTGTGGCCCTCGCCGTTGTTGCCGGCCTTGACCGCGAGGGAAAACTGCCCGTCGCGGGCGATGAACAGGCCAATGCCGGGATAAAAGATATCCCGGCCGGATGCCGGCTGCAGTTCGGCGGCGGGGATCGTATGACCGACCAGCAGCTCCTGCACGCGATACCAGAGGTTCCATTCGCCGGGCAGGTGCGGGCTCTCGGCGGCCGCCCGGTCGGCTGCGGCGAACGTCGCCAGCATCTCGGAACCAACAGACTTGCCGAACAGGTATTCCCGTGCGCTGCAAGGCTCGACCACCGCGGAGGAATCCGCGAAGTTGAAATAATGGCGGCCGGCGACATGCATGTTGGCGATATATTCGGCCATGTTGCGGATCTTCGGCTGCCGCCAGATCCCGTCGAACAGACCGGGCGCGACACTATCGAGCACGGTCAGCGCGCCGTTCAGACAGAGTGCGGCGTGGCGATAATAGACCACGCCCTCCTCGCAGGCCCCGTCTTCGGCATAATCCTTGAGGAAAGCATCCAGACTGCCGAGCGCTTTTTCGACGACGGCGCGGCGTGTCGGCTGATCGGTCTTCAGCGAGAAGGTGGTTAAAAGAACGTTCTGGGTAATCCAGGCCGTCCAGTTGTTCATTCGCTCCTCGCCGCTGCCCATCCACCAGAAATGCCGGCCGAGATAGGGCGTCAGGATGCGGGTCTCGATCTCGCGTTTCACACGCGCCGCAACCTCCGGGCTGATGCCGTCGAGCGCATCGCCGAGCAGGGCGACGATCGTCGCCAGAAGGGCCGCCGTTTCGGCGGCGAAGAGATCGATGACCGGCTGCGAAGTGTCGGGAAGCGGCAGACGCGGGCCACCGCGCCCATAGGCGTTATGCGCAGGAAGCTGCCAGCCGCTCTCCTCGGCAATCAGGAAGATGCCGTCGACGATCTTCGGCAGGAACCGTCCACCCGCTTCCACCAGTTCGCCCAGCACCAGATCGTTGAGCATCCGCCGGCGCGTGAAATAAAGCGCCTCGAAGTGCGAGCGGTTGCCGGTCTGCGTGTACTCCCGGTAATCGGAGGCCGTGATGAGGGGCCAGGCGCGCGCAAATGTGGCTTCGGCATTGTGCACGACCACATCCCGCACCGCCTGCGGCACCGCGTTCCATCGGTCGCGATCGGCGTAGACAGATCCCGGCGTGAAATCGCTGAGGACGTCCGGCAGCTCCCCTGAAATCTCGCTGAACATGTCCCTCCCCGCATTGGAAAAGCCTCGACGGCGCCTAGCCTGATGCTCACCTATCATATGTTTTCGGCGCTCGCCATAAAATTTGTATGACCTATTCAGAACTTGTTTGACCAATACCGGAGATGTGCTATGTCCTTCGCAGGAGGAAGACAGGGGGCCGCCTATCCGCCCAAACGGCCCGGGATTTAAGTTGGAGAATCCCGAAAGCCGCCAGCCGCAGAATGCCCGCCTAGGAGGAAGCATCGGTGTCCATATCGAATTCGGTCATCGCCAGGGATGGCGCCCCGGCCGTGCCCCGCCGGAAGGTCGCCGTGCTGTCCAAGCGCCAGCGCAAGATCCGCAATGCGCTTGTCGCTTATTCGTTCATCGCGCCGAATTTCCTCGGCTTCGCCGTCTTCACGCTCGGCCCGATCCTGTTCGCCTTCGCGCTTGCCTTCATGCATTGGGACGGGTCGAATGCGATCACCTTCGCAGGCCTCGATAATTTCTGGCGGCTCTTCGAGGACAAGGCCTTCATCGCGGCGTTCTGGAACACGATCATCTATACGGTCGCCTCGGTGCCGGCGACGCTCCTTTGTGCGCTCGGCCTCGCCGTTCTTCTCAACCAGAAGATCGCGGGACGGAATTTCTTCCGCACGGCGATGTTCTTCCCCTATGTCGCCTCGCTGGTGGCCGTCGCCGTCGTCTGGAACATGATCTTCAATCCCGAGATGGGACCGGTGAACATGATCCTCTACACGCTCGGTCTCGATCCGAAAAATATGCCGGGATGGGCGGCCGACCGCCACTGGGCGATGGTGACGGTGATCCTTTTCGGCATCTGGAAGAACATGGGCTATTACATGGTCATCTATCTGGCCGGTCTGCAGGGCATCAATGCCGAACTCTATGAGGCGGCCGATCTCGACGGCGCCAATTCCTGGCAGAAGTTCATCCATGTCACGGTGCCGCAGCTCGGACCGACGACTTTCTTCGTCACCGTCATGCTGACGATCCAGTCCTTCAAGGTGTTCGACCAGATCTACATGATCACCCAGGGCGGCCCCGGCACCTCGACGCTCGTGCTCGTCTACCACATCTACAACGAGGCCTTCATCTCCTGGGATCTCGGCTATTCCAGCATGATTTCGCTGGTGCTGTTCTTCCTCGTCCTCGCGGTTACGGTCTTCCAGTTCCGCCGCCAGAGGGAGGACGAGGCATGAGGATCGCCGGACGCAAAGTGACCATCCGGACGATCGCGATCTATGTCATCGTCATCGCCGTCACGCTGATCATGCTGATGCCCTTTGCCTGGATGCTGTCGGCATCGCTGAAGCTCAGCCGCGACGTCTTCGCCTTCCCGATCGAGTGGATACCGTCAGAGCCGCAATGGCAGAACTATGTGGATATCTGGACGAAGATCCCGCTCGCCCTCTTCATCTACAATACGTCGAAGCTGACGATCATCGTCACGCTGCTGCAGCTTCTCACCTCCAGCTTTGCCGCCTACGCCTTCGCGAAGCTGAATTTCCCCTACAAGAACACGCTGTTCCTAGGCTATATCGCCACCATCGCCATGCCCTGGCAGGTCTATATGGTGCCGCAGTTCCTGCTGATGCGCGAATTCGGCCTCAACAACACGCATCTGGCGCTGATCTGCCTGCAGGCCTTCACCGCCTTCGGCGTCTTCCTGATGCGACAGTTCTACATGTCGATCCCGACCGAGCTTTGCGAGGCGGCCCGCATTGACGGCATGAACGAGTACCAGATCTGGGCGCGCATCATGCTGCCGCTGTCGAAGCCCGCGCTCTCGACACTGACGATCTTCACCTTCGTCACCACCTGGAACGACTTCCTCGGGCCGATGATCTATCTGACCAAGACGGAGCTGAAGACCGTCCAGATCGGCCTGCGCATGTTCATCTCGCAATATTCGGCCGAATACGGGCTGATCATGGCGGCTTCCGTCGTCGCGCTCATTCCGGTCCTCGTCGTCTTCCTTGTTCTCCAGCGCTTCTTCGTCGAGGGCATCGCCTCGACTGGATTGAAGGGTTAAGCCATGAACGCCGTTTCCTCCGTCGCCCCTCAGCCGATTACCGATGTGGAAGTAAACGCCGCGCTCGATATCGCCGTCGAGCAGGTCAGGCGCAACCTCCCCGAATTCACCCACGCCGCGCAGAACCATTCCAGTATCAAGAATTTTTACCCCCCGGTGGCGAACGACCAGTGGACCGCGGGCTTCTGGCCCGGCGAACTGTGGCTCGCCTTCGAACACAGCGGCGACGCGGCCTTCCGGGATGCTGCGCAGATCCAGGTTCAATCGTTCCTGCATCGGATCGTCAACCGCATCGAGACCGATCATCACGATATGGGCTTTCTCTATTCGCCCTCGTGCATCGCCGCCTGGAAGCTCGTTGGAGACGCGGATGGCCGCAGGGCCGCGATCCTGGCCGCCGACCAGCTGATCGAGCGCTTCCAGCCGATCGGCCAGTTTATCCAGGCCTGGGGCCGCAAGGGAAAGGCGGAGGAATATCGCTATATCATCGACTGCCTTTTGAACCTGCCGCTGCTCTACTGGGCAAGCCGCGAGACCGGCGATCCGAAATACCGTGAAATCGCGCTCATCCACGCCCGCACCACGCTCGCCAATTCGGTGCGGCCGGATGATTCCACCTATCACACCTTCTACATGGACCCGGTGACCGGCGCGCCGGTGCGCGGCGCCACCAAACAGGGCTACCGGGACGACAGCGCCTGGGCGCGCGGACAGGCCTGGGCAATCGCGGGCATGGCGCTCTCCTACCGCTACGAGCGGATCGAGGAATATCGCAGCACCTTCGACCGGCTGCTCGCCTTCTATCTCAACCGGCTGCCGGCCGACATGGTGCCTTATTGGGACCTCGTCTTTTCCGACGGCGACGGCGAACCGCGCGACAGTTCGTCGGCCTCGATCACCGCCTGCGGCCTGCTTGAAATGGCCGAGCTCGCCGAAGCCGAACAAGCCGAGCGCTACCGCACGCTGGCGCGCCGCATGATCAAGAGCCTGGCCGACCACTATGCGGTCAAGGATCCCACCGTTTCCAACGGCCTGGTGCTGCACGCCACCTATTCGAAGAAATCGCCCTTCAACACCTGCCGCGGCGAGGGCGTCGATGAGTGCGTCTCCTGGGGAGACTATTATTACATGGAAGCTTTGACGCGCCTTTCGCGCCGCTGGTCTTCCTATTGGTGACCTCAGGAGAACCCGATGGCCAGCATTTCGCTTAAAGAGCTGAACAAATCCTACGGCGCGCTCACCGTCGTCCACGATATCGATCTTGAGATCGCCGATAAGGAATTCATCATCCTGGTCGGCCCGTCAGGCTGCGGAAAATCGACGACGCTCAGGATGATCGCCGGCCTCGAGGAGATCTCCGGCGGAGAACTCAAGATCGGCGGCGACGTCATGAACGACGTCCCCTCCAAGGACCGGGATATCGCCATGGTCTTTCAGAACTATGCGCTCTATCCACATATGACCGTCTACAAGAACATGGCCTTCGGCCTGCAGCTCAGAAAGGTGTCGCGCGACTTCATCGATGCCCAAGTGCAGGACGCCGCCAAGATCCTCGACATCACCCATCTCCTGAACCGCAAGCCGAAGGCGCTTTCGGGCGGTCAGCGCCAGCGCGTGGCGCTCGGCCGCGCCATGGTGCGCAATCCGGCCGTCTTCCTCCTCGACGAGCCGCTTTCCAACCTCGACGCCAAGCTGCGCGGCACAATGCGCTCCGAAATCACCAAGCTGCACAAGCGGCTCAACGCCACCTTCATCTACGTCACCCACGACCAAGTGGAAGCCATGACCATGGCCGACCGGATCGTCGTCATGAAGGACGGCCACATCCAGCAGGTCGACACGCCGCAGAACCTCTATGACCGTCCCGTCAACATGTTCGTCGCCGGCTTCATCGGCGCGCCGCAGATGAACATGCTGCCCTCGACCATTCAGCGCCGCAGCGAGCGTTATGTCGCCGTCTTCGACGGTCGGGAACTGCCGCTGCCCGATCATTTCGACAAAGGCAGGATCGCGCCCTATGAGGGCCGAGAACTGGTGCTCGGCATCCGTCCGGAAAATTTCCACGAACTGCCGCCGGCCGACATCCCGGCCGAGAACCTGGCGCCCCTCAAGGCAGTGGTGGAGCTTTCCGAACCGATGGGCTCGGAGGTGCATCTGAACATGGTGGCCGGCGGGCGCAATCTCATCGCCCGTGTGTCGCCGCGTTTCCGGCCCGCGATCGGCGACGAGGCGACGCTCACCGCCGACATGAGCAATGCGCAGCTGTTCGACAAGGAAACGGAACGCTCGATTCTCTACTGAGCGCCTGGGGAGACGGCCATGCAGCGGCTGCGGGAGATGTGGACGAAGGAGGGGCCGGGCATTCCGAAGGATGCTCCGAAAAGGACCGGTCTTGCCCTGTTTGCTGAA
Coding sequences:
- a CDS encoding heparinase II/III domain-containing protein, yielding MFSEISGELPDVLSDFTPGSVYADRDRWNAVPQAVRDVVVHNAEATFARAWPLITASDYREYTQTGNRSHFEALYFTRRRMLNDLVLGELVEAGGRFLPKIVDGIFLIAEESGWQLPAHNAYGRGGPRLPLPDTSQPVIDLFAAETAALLATIVALLGDALDGISPEVAARVKREIETRILTPYLGRHFWWMGSGEERMNNWTAWITQNVLLTTFSLKTDQPTRRAVVEKALGSLDAFLKDYAEDGACEEGVVYYRHAALCLNGALTVLDSVAPGLFDGIWRQPKIRNMAEYIANMHVAGRHYFNFADSSAVVEPCSAREYLFGKSVGSEMLATFAAADRAAAESPHLPGEWNLWYRVQELLVGHTIPAAELQPASGRDIFYPGIGLFIARDGQFSLAVKAGNNGEGHNHNDVGSVTLYKNGRHLLIDVGVETYTAKTFSPRRYEIWTMQSAYHNVPTFEGVMQAAGEAFGARDVEVEFGDGEARISLDISGAYPPEADVRNYRRAVSLQRGRHVEIVDTYDGDKPAVLSLMACVAPTVAPGRIDLADFGSIAVDGAGSIEIDEIEVDDSRLMAAWPEKLYRLRLPFTGKLLRLRIV
- a CDS encoding carbohydrate ABC transporter permease, giving the protein MSISNSVIARDGAPAVPRRKVAVLSKRQRKIRNALVAYSFIAPNFLGFAVFTLGPILFAFALAFMHWDGSNAITFAGLDNFWRLFEDKAFIAAFWNTIIYTVASVPATLLCALGLAVLLNQKIAGRNFFRTAMFFPYVASLVAVAVVWNMIFNPEMGPVNMILYTLGLDPKNMPGWAADRHWAMVTVILFGIWKNMGYYMVIYLAGLQGINAELYEAADLDGANSWQKFIHVTVPQLGPTTFFVTVMLTIQSFKVFDQIYMITQGGPGTSTLVLVYHIYNEAFISWDLGYSSMISLVLFFLVLAVTVFQFRRQREDEA
- a CDS encoding carbohydrate ABC transporter permease, whose product is MRIAGRKVTIRTIAIYVIVIAVTLIMLMPFAWMLSASLKLSRDVFAFPIEWIPSEPQWQNYVDIWTKIPLALFIYNTSKLTIIVTLLQLLTSSFAAYAFAKLNFPYKNTLFLGYIATIAMPWQVYMVPQFLLMREFGLNNTHLALICLQAFTAFGVFLMRQFYMSIPTELCEAARIDGMNEYQIWARIMLPLSKPALSTLTIFTFVTTWNDFLGPMIYLTKTELKTVQIGLRMFISQYSAEYGLIMAASVVALIPVLVVFLVLQRFFVEGIASTGLKG
- a CDS encoding glycoside hydrolase family 88 protein encodes the protein MNAVSSVAPQPITDVEVNAALDIAVEQVRRNLPEFTHAAQNHSSIKNFYPPVANDQWTAGFWPGELWLAFEHSGDAAFRDAAQIQVQSFLHRIVNRIETDHHDMGFLYSPSCIAAWKLVGDADGRRAAILAADQLIERFQPIGQFIQAWGRKGKAEEYRYIIDCLLNLPLLYWASRETGDPKYREIALIHARTTLANSVRPDDSTYHTFYMDPVTGAPVRGATKQGYRDDSAWARGQAWAIAGMALSYRYERIEEYRSTFDRLLAFYLNRLPADMVPYWDLVFSDGDGEPRDSSSASITACGLLEMAELAEAEQAERYRTLARRMIKSLADHYAVKDPTVSNGLVLHATYSKKSPFNTCRGEGVDECVSWGDYYYMEALTRLSRRWSSYW
- a CDS encoding ABC transporter ATP-binding protein, with amino-acid sequence MASISLKELNKSYGALTVVHDIDLEIADKEFIILVGPSGCGKSTTLRMIAGLEEISGGELKIGGDVMNDVPSKDRDIAMVFQNYALYPHMTVYKNMAFGLQLRKVSRDFIDAQVQDAAKILDITHLLNRKPKALSGGQRQRVALGRAMVRNPAVFLLDEPLSNLDAKLRGTMRSEITKLHKRLNATFIYVTHDQVEAMTMADRIVVMKDGHIQQVDTPQNLYDRPVNMFVAGFIGAPQMNMLPSTIQRRSERYVAVFDGRELPLPDHFDKGRIAPYEGRELVLGIRPENFHELPPADIPAENLAPLKAVVELSEPMGSEVHLNMVAGGRNLIARVSPRFRPAIGDEATLTADMSNAQLFDKETERSILY